GCAGAGGGACTTCCGAAAGCCCTATCGTGCCTATAGATTTTACGCCAACATGCAATGAATCAAGCGTAGTCAACAGGTCCACAGAGATACTTTTACTATCATCGTAGTAAGCCTGAACTTTCAGACTTCCCCCGAATACTTGCAAGGCATGTTTAGCCGCCGCCTTACACAGCGCACTTTGAGTAATCATTTATGACTCCAACTTCCCATACAGAATCTAGAGCCGGAGCTCGCAATCAAAATTCGTATGCTATTAAAGATAATTACCAACCTAGGTGTTTATACCTTGCAGATTCACTCAGCCAAGACAAAATTACTCAAAGCCTCGATCAACTGCGAATATAGGCAATACAACATCCTTACTCACCATATCTTGAACTTCTTTACTCGGCGTCTTCGCTCGCAACTTCTGGCAAAGATCTGGCGACATCACTCTCTTGGGTGCGAGCGCAGGCGCAGCCCGTTTTACAACTTTAACACTCCCGAGGTTGGAGCCAAACCCTTGAGACCGGATCTCATATCGGGCGTCAATCGCCTTACCGCCTTTAGGGATTCTCCGATCAAGTCAGCACAGGTCAGATGGCATGTACTGACTTGATCGGAGAATCCCTAAATCCTACTCATTGCGTCACGCAGTTAAACGAAAGGCAATTACAACTCGCAAGCGTAAGAAATTTTACTTCAGCTAAAAATTCACCTTTCCAGTAGTATAGTCAGCAATAAGACGCGCCTGAATAATGAGCTTTAAAATAGCGCACACTCACAAAACACAAACAAAGCCAAACTTAATTAAACCGAATAATATGCGAATACTTAAGCAGCGCATCTCTATATTTCTGCGCATAAACAGACTTCATGATAACCTCCCCTGGCTCAGCCAATATTTTTTTTAAATGCACCACCGACAAGTCAACTCCCAACGACTTCTTTATGCCAACAACCTCTTCGAGACTTGGCTTACAACCTCCTATGGTGATGATATCACCTACACCCGCCCCTGAATCACCTTCCTCGCCCTCTTCTATAAAATCTAAAAGTTTTTCTAGCGATTCGAATCTATCAAATTCGTCTAGTGACACACTACCTGAATCCACCAGCCAAAACCCAGGCACTCCGCTTTTATCGATCAATATCATTCTGCCACCAGAATCATCCCCGACAGCAATCTTACCTTTAAAATTTTTATCGACTTCAAATGTACTATTACGCTCCTCGATATCCCCCACTGAATAAATCATAACCTGATCATTCAGGAGCGCTCCGTCACTCACCTTCCAAAAACCAACCACCCATGAGTCACTAGCAAGCCCAAGGCGCTTGCTTGAAGCCTCAATATCTTTATCAGAAGCAGCATCGCGACGCTCAGTATGAACTACCATTAATTAAATGCTCCCAAAGCCTCATAGTATTTATAAGATTTACTTGCTGCACGTTTTGCTGCACCAGGGCTAACCCCGGCGCCAATCATTTCCTTGTATGCAACATTGAATTCGTCGCGCAATGTCCCTCCAAACCCAGATCCGCTACGCCTCGACCGTTGCATGGCAGAAATCATAGCATGTGGCTCACCCGTGCTACTCTTTAGCAAAATGGCTGGCGCGCTATTCCTCTTGTATCCTTTTACATTAAGCCTAGCCCACTCATGTTGGATAAAGTGGTGGGACTGTACAAAACCATCTGCGGCAACATTCTTATTCCCGACTGCCCTGTTCACTTGCGGCGATAGGTTACCGTGTACATCGACATCACCAGATTTATATCCACCGGGCTTATTGCAAGCCCAGCCCCATGGATCCACCCAGCCAGTCGGATTTGGAACGTAACGATAGAGATTGAACCCACCCTCTATACTGATCGGGTCTTGAGTAGTGAAGCGACCTACTTCGGGATCGTAGTAGCGGAACGTGTTGTAGTTCAGCAGTGATTCGCTATCTAGGTATTGGCCCTGCAATCGTAGATTTTGCTCGACTTCATTTACGGCCAGATGCTCGATCGAACCCCAGGACCGATACGTCGCCTGCCAAACAATCTCACCCTCAGCGTTAGTCAACTCCAGCGGCGTACCGATCTGGTCAGTGTGGAAATAGTAGACCTTCTGCGCTTCACCTTCAGCCTGATCAACCCGCGCCAAAGGCGCATAGCTACCCGGCTCATACAGGTACAAGATGTTCTGCCCAGGCGTCTCCTCACGCAGCATCCTAAGCCCTTGCCAAAGGAACCGCTTCTGCTCCACCACTCCATCGATTTCAGCGTGCTTGGCCACCCGGCGCCCGAGGCTGTCGTAACGGTACAGCCCCGTACTCTCCAACTTGCCATTGCGCAGCGTTTCCGTCCGAACCAGCCGGTTCTCGCAGTCATAGCTAAAGCTCTGCAGCTTGCTATGCCCCGAGCACTTCTCGATCAGGTTGCCCCATGGGTCATACCGATACTCCTGATCCCGCCAGCGCTTGATCCGGTTGTCTTTGACCTGGTCAAACTGCCGCGCGTTGAAGTCCAAACGGTTGGCCGCCGCGTCATAGCGAAACTCTTCGCTGCCCACCAGCGAACCGGTGTCACGACTGCGCAACTGGCCGTTGGCCTCGTACGCGTACTTGATCTCGCCACGCAGCTTGTCCAGGGTGCGCACCAACTCGCCCGCCGGATCGTACTGATAGCGGCGGTGAATCGGGTTGTAGGCATGCTCCACCAGCAACGAGGTGTGGATACCCGCGTTGTGCACCTGGGAGAGTTTGTCGGCGGGTAACGTTGACGCAAACTGCCACGCCTTGCGCCCCATGGCGTCGTAACCGAAGCAACTGGTGAGCTTGCCTTGGGTCCGGTACACCTCACGGTGCAGGTCATCGCGTTCTATGTCGCTGATCACCTGCCCGTCCAGGTTCAACTGGTGCAGGTGGCCGCTGCCGTAGTACAGATGGTTGAGCTTGCGCCCGTCCGGCAGGGTCAGCGTGGTCAAGTTGCTGAGCGCGTCGTACTCATAGTCCAGCGCGCCGTCCGGCGTAAGTTCCTGAGTAAGCCGGCCCAGCAGGTCATAGCTGTAACTCAGTTTCTCCTCGGTAATACCAAGCCGCTTGCCTACATTGGTCGGCTGGCGGTGGATGCTCAGAATCCGATCCGCTTCGTCGTACTTGAAATTCTGTCGTGCATCGTGGTTGATCTTGGCGATCAGACGGCCAATGGCGTCGCGATCGAACAGCGTGTCGCGTTCAGGGCGCTCGCCATTTTCGCCATAGCCAATCTCATCCATGCGTACCAGGTGGCCGCCCTCGTTGTAGCTGAAGCGCCGAGTGAGGTTATCCACCCGCACTTCTTCAATCAGTCGATCCGACGCATCGTAGGCAAAGCGATAACTCGCGCTGTTCTCGTTGACCAACGCGGTAAGGCGCAGGGCCTTGTCGTACTCGTAGCGGATCCACTGCCCTTTGGCATCCTGGCGGCTGCTCGGCAGGCCGCGGGAGGTACGCTGCAGGCTCGTGGTCTGGCCCTTACCGTCGGTATGCGTCAGCACTTGGCCGAGGGTGTTGTAGGTGAAGCGTTCGGCCGTGCCATCGGGGTGCTGAATGCGCAGCACTTCACCGTCAGGTTTGCGCTCCAGGGTCGTGGTGGTGTTCAGCGCATCGGTGACGGCCACCAGGTGCTGGCGATCGTCGTAGCGGTAATAAGTACTCTTGCCTGAACAGTCTTCGAAACGCTCGACCTGGGCGTAGGCGTTCCACCAGAGGTACTTGGACTTGAAATTGGCGTCAATGATCGTGTGCGGCAGACCGTCATCACTATTGAGGTACTGGGTCTTGTTGCCGAGCGGATCGATCTCGGTGAGCAGATTGCCTTTGGCGTCATAGCGCGACTGCCAGACGCTGCCATCCGGGAAACGAGTTTCGGTTACCAAGGGCGTGGCGAAGTGGTGTTTGTAGCTGATGGTGCGGCCCAGCGGGTCGGTTTCCTCGATCAGCCGGGAGAAGTCATCGTACTTGAGCGCGAGCTGGTTGCCATCGGGCAAGGTGATGCCGACCAGGTTGCCGGAAGCGTCCAGGTCCATAGCGTAGCGTTCACCGCCGAAGTCGCGGCTGGCAATGACGCGGTTGTCTTCGTTGTAGTGGATCTCCAGCTCGCGGCCCAGTACGTCCGTGGCCCAACTGGTGCGGCTAGCGAAGTCGTATCGGAAGTGATAGTGCTCGCCGTCACTGGTCCAGTGCTCGACTACCCGTGGTTTGTTGCCTTGGTTTTCCCATCGATACTCGCAGATCAGGCCCAGCGCGTTGGTGTGCCGGGTCATGACATTTTCGGCATAGCCGAAGTGGCGCACCGAGTCGCCGTTGCGGTTGATCACTTCTGCGAGTTGACCATTATCGTCATAGCGGTAACGCACCAACGTTTCGACCGCACGCTCACCGATTACACGTTTCACATCAGTAAGACGGCCGAGAGGATTGTCGTAGTGCAAATGCACGCGCACAGCCCCAGGTGCAGTAATGTCCGTCAGACGGCCGTCGGCAGTACGGGTGAAATGCAGATAGTGACCAAGCGCATTTTCCAGGCGCTGCAGGGGCACCCCCGTATTGTCGTTCGGCACTTCGCCAAAGTAGAAAAAGACATTATCAAGCGTTTGCAGGACATAGTGCCCACCCTGGGTACGCACCAGATGGATGCGCTCATGGGGGTTGTAGATGCTTTCGCCGGGCTCAAGATCAATGAACGGGACACTGCGACCCTGGTTGTCAGTGTGATAGACAAAGCCACCGCTACGACGCAGGCTCTGTTCCCAAGGTAAAATCCAACCTTGGCCCAATACGCTGTCGACGGTAAGGTCGCTGGCATAGAAGCGGGACCAGTCGATTGGCATCAAACCCGGCAAAACGAAGTCCACTTCGTTGGCCAGGAGTTTGCGGCCGCGGGTCATGTCTACTGGATTGCCGGTAAAACCACCAATGGCCCGCTCCACGGCGGGCCCGATGATGAAGCGCCCGGCAAGATAACTAGCAGCGATGGTGGCGCCGGTCTGTAATGCGCATGGGCCGGCGGCTTTGAGTCCAGACTGCAGGCCCAGGCGGCCAATCGAATACACCGATCGCCCCATGGACGCCACAATCATCAATACATCGACCGTGACGCGTAGCCATTCTGGAACTTCATCATCCACGGGCAAGTAGCGCTCCGTGCCTCCGCCGATGAAGACGTTATGGGAGCCTCCGGCAATCTTGGCTCCGCAAGTAAGCTTGTCACCCTTGCGAGAGGCCGCGACACCGTTGATGAATACGTTGGAGGAGCCTTCTGCGACCAATACAGGCGCAGGATGTTTCTCGCACTTGGCGGTACTCAACGTAGCGTGGGCCGCATTACGGTTGTTGATGAACACGTTCGTCGAACAACCGGCCAACTCTATCTGCCCCGCCGGTGAGCTGGACTTCGCGCCATACCTTTCACCCAACCCTGGTAGCATGCCGGCGCCAATGCCAATAGCCGCCACCAACAGAAAACTACCGAAGCCTACGGTGCATATCGCAAAGGCAGCCGCCGTAGCGATTGCCAAGCCAACCACTGCTCCAGCCAAAAAGCCTGCCAAGGCATTGGTATGTTCAATCTCGTCATGTAGCCGCGCAGCTTCGAACATAGGTTCAATCCTGCGCTGTATTTTCTGTGGCGCCGACCTGGCGAGGCTCGAAGCTGTTCAACAGGTCTAACCAATTGTCGTTCTGTTTTCCGCTGAAGTCGGCCTGGCTTGTCGTGGAGAAAACCAGGATGCGCCCCGGAGCCACCTCGAACGCCGCCTGACGCTGATAAACAGGCCTGCCGTCCTTTAGGTAATAGCCATCAACCTGGATACCGGCCTGTGGCTGGGTGGAGGACAGCTGTGCAGGTATTTTGCCGAGGACCGTGTATCCGCGCAGTTGTGCTGCGATCAGCTTGACCTGGCGCTCGATATAAGCTTTCAGGTCTTCACCTGGCAGCAGGTTGTCACGCGAAACGGTGAAGTTGAGAGGAGCTGGAATGCTGTCTCCCAGGATGAACATATTGACGGTTCGATCCGTGAAGCCCTCGGGCAAGGTGATAGATCCTTCCTGCAGCGGGTAGTCCATTGAATATCTATTCCATGAAAGGTAAAAAATTGCGCGTTACTGCGCTGTCATGCCGGCAAGCATCGCGTCGAATTCAATGAGCCATTCGGCCAATAGTGATTGGCTTGGGTCGATGACCGTAGAAACGTCCAGCCACTGCCGCGTATTGCCATCAGCAGAGACGATGATCGCGCATACCGCACGCCCGTGGCGGCGCTCTGGGCCATCATAGAATTGGTAGTCGAGACTGATCGCTGGATGGCCTGCAAGGAGCGATTCAGCCTGACGTACCACGGTCATCTCGGCATGGCGCTCACGCAGCTTCTTGGTAAACAACTCGACTGCCTTGCTCAGGTCGAGGCCCTCTGGCGCGGCGCGGCGCCGCGCACCGAACGACACATGGCAACCGGCGCGTTCAAGCGTGGTTTGGATATCGCGAAAAGCGAAGCTTTGCGCAATGAGCAGGTTCAGGCCGGCAATACGCAGCGCATTCTGCTCTGGCGCCAGTTCCAGCACGGGCGGTGCCTGCACAACTGCGGCTGCAGCCTGCTCTGCAAGGCGTTGTTGCTCCGCTTGTTGTCGGGCAAGCGCCTCGGCGGCTTCCCGCTTCTGGGAAATTCTGTCGTAGATGCTAGGTTTGTACATCAGCGTGCACCTTACTCGTTGATATCAACGCGATCACCTTTGACAAAGGTGTTCTTGCCAAGAATGTCGATCTTGTCGGCTTCGATAGTGATCCCTCCTGGCGTGAGGGTGATCTTGCTGCCCCCCACCTGAAGCAGAATGCTTTCCATTGCACTCACCTGGATAAACTTCTGATCTACCTTCAGGGTGTAACTGCTCTCCTGCACATTCACCACGGTATCTTTCTTGATGACCTCGGCGTGCGTTCCACCTACCTTGATTGACCGGTTGTTCCCCACTTGGTGGGTCTCATCCAGCTCGATCTCGGTATCCATGTTGCGCTCGGCATGCATGATGATCTGCTCGGCGCCGGCCTTGTCTTCGAAGCGGAAGAAGTTGGCGGTTCCGCCGTCACCCTTCATCGACCGGGTCAGGAAGCCGCTCTGGGTCTTGTTCGCCGGCAACGCCCACGGCGGGGTGTTGGTGCTGTTGTACAGGCTGCCCATGATCAGCGGGCGGTCGGGGTTACCGTCGAGGAACACCACCACCACTTCATCGCCGACGCGGGGGATCTGGATGCTGCCAAAGCCACCGCTGGCGCCGGATTGGGCGACGCGGACCCAGCAGGAGCTGTGGTCGTTGAACTGGCCCTGGCGGTCCCAGTGGAATTGCACCTTCACCCGGCCCAGTGCGTCAGTGAAGATCTCCTCACCAGGCGGGCCGACGATGATGGCGGTCTGCGGGCCGGAGATGGTCGGCCGTGGGGTGCTCAGCTGCGGGCGGAACGGGATCTTCTTGCGCACGCAGCTGAAGGTGTTGAAGTAGCTGGCTTGCTGGCCGGTGAGGTAGTTGTTGTGGCCTTCGCTTTCAACGCTCATCAGCAGGAACTGGCGGTCTTCGATGGCGCCCCGTTCGTGGGCGTAGTGCTGCAGCAGCTCGAAGGTGTAGCCAGGCTTCATGGCGCGGCAGTTACTGGCCCCTTCGAATTTCTTGCCACGCAGTTCCAGGGCCTCGATACGCAGGCGCAGCAGGGTTTCGCCTTCGTCGTAGGTACCGTGGGTGTAATGGCCGGGAAAGTCGTAGACCTCGAAGCGCTCCACCTCGCCTTGCTGATTCTTGCTGTTCATCGCCACCGGCAGGCGGTTGTTGGGCTGGCGGTAGTCGAAGGTTTGCGTGGCCATCTTGCCGGATTGCAACTGGCGGTTGCCGGTCCATTGGGTGATGGCGTCGGCGGTCTCGGTGACCGAAGCGCTGTGGAAGCGGATCTGCGGTTGTTCGGGGATGTCCACGAGGGTGCTGGAGTCATCGCAGATGATCATGGTGTGGCC
The Pseudomonas sp. KU43P genome window above contains:
- the tssI gene encoding type VI secretion system tip protein TssI/VgrG — translated: MIRELAVRPSPQHRRLFKFHHLADPEQELLLETFKGTEALSQAFNYELLLVCEDSGVPLKSMMGQLVSIEIELSEGGPRHITGYLTRFASVGSDGGMARYTATLNPWFSMLKNRFDTRIFQGNTVEEVVSAVFALCPAFSRHAFRLTRPQKRYTYITQYRETDFNFVQRLLEEQGMFYYFEHTAEGHTMIICDDSSTLVDIPEQPQIRFHSASVTETADAITQWTGNRQLQSGKMATQTFDYRQPNNRLPVAMNSKNQQGEVERFEVYDFPGHYTHGTYDEGETLLRLRIEALELRGKKFEGASNCRAMKPGYTFELLQHYAHERGAIEDRQFLLMSVESEGHNNYLTGQQASYFNTFSCVRKKIPFRPQLSTPRPTISGPQTAIIVGPPGEEIFTDALGRVKVQFHWDRQGQFNDHSSCWVRVAQSGASGGFGSIQIPRVGDEVVVVFLDGNPDRPLIMGSLYNSTNTPPWALPANKTQSGFLTRSMKGDGGTANFFRFEDKAGAEQIIMHAERNMDTEIELDETHQVGNNRSIKVGGTHAEVIKKDTVVNVQESSYTLKVDQKFIQVSAMESILLQVGGSKITLTPGGITIEADKIDILGKNTFVKGDRVDINE
- a CDS encoding RHS repeat-associated core domain-containing protein; translation: MFEAARLHDEIEHTNALAGFLAGAVVGLAIATAAAFAICTVGFGSFLLVAAIGIGAGMLPGLGERYGAKSSSPAGQIELAGCSTNVFINNRNAAHATLSTAKCEKHPAPVLVAEGSSNVFINGVAASRKGDKLTCGAKIAGGSHNVFIGGGTERYLPVDDEVPEWLRVTVDVLMIVASMGRSVYSIGRLGLQSGLKAAGPCALQTGATIAASYLAGRFIIGPAVERAIGGFTGNPVDMTRGRKLLANEVDFVLPGLMPIDWSRFYASDLTVDSVLGQGWILPWEQSLRRSGGFVYHTDNQGRSVPFIDLEPGESIYNPHERIHLVRTQGGHYVLQTLDNVFFYFGEVPNDNTGVPLQRLENALGHYLHFTRTADGRLTDITAPGAVRVHLHYDNPLGRLTDVKRVIGERAVETLVRYRYDDNGQLAEVINRNGDSVRHFGYAENVMTRHTNALGLICEYRWENQGNKPRVVEHWTSDGEHYHFRYDFASRTSWATDVLGRELEIHYNEDNRVIASRDFGGERYAMDLDASGNLVGITLPDGNQLALKYDDFSRLIEETDPLGRTISYKHHFATPLVTETRFPDGSVWQSRYDAKGNLLTEIDPLGNKTQYLNSDDGLPHTIIDANFKSKYLWWNAYAQVERFEDCSGKSTYYRYDDRQHLVAVTDALNTTTTLERKPDGEVLRIQHPDGTAERFTYNTLGQVLTHTDGKGQTTSLQRTSRGLPSSRQDAKGQWIRYEYDKALRLTALVNENSASYRFAYDASDRLIEEVRVDNLTRRFSYNEGGHLVRMDEIGYGENGERPERDTLFDRDAIGRLIAKINHDARQNFKYDEADRILSIHRQPTNVGKRLGITEEKLSYSYDLLGRLTQELTPDGALDYEYDALSNLTTLTLPDGRKLNHLYYGSGHLHQLNLDGQVISDIERDDLHREVYRTQGKLTSCFGYDAMGRKAWQFASTLPADKLSQVHNAGIHTSLLVEHAYNPIHRRYQYDPAGELVRTLDKLRGEIKYAYEANGQLRSRDTGSLVGSEEFRYDAAANRLDFNARQFDQVKDNRIKRWRDQEYRYDPWGNLIEKCSGHSKLQSFSYDCENRLVRTETLRNGKLESTGLYRYDSLGRRVAKHAEIDGVVEQKRFLWQGLRMLREETPGQNILYLYEPGSYAPLARVDQAEGEAQKVYYFHTDQIGTPLELTNAEGEIVWQATYRSWGSIEHLAVNEVEQNLRLQGQYLDSESLLNYNTFRYYDPEVGRFTTQDPISIEGGFNLYRYVPNPTGWVDPWGWACNKPGGYKSGDVDVHGNLSPQVNRAVGNKNVAADGFVQSHHFIQHEWARLNVKGYKRNSAPAILLKSSTGEPHAMISAMQRSRRSGSGFGGTLRDEFNVAYKEMIGAGVSPGAAKRAASKSYKYYEALGAFN
- a CDS encoding SMI1/KNR4 family protein; the protein is MVVHTERRDAASDKDIEASSKRLGLASDSWVVGFWKVSDGALLNDQVMIYSVGDIEERNSTFEVDKNFKGKIAVGDDSGGRMILIDKSGVPGFWLVDSGSVSLDEFDRFESLEKLLDFIEEGEEGDSGAGVGDIITIGGCKPSLEEVVGIKKSLGVDLSVVHLKKILAEPGEVIMKSVYAQKYRDALLKYSHIIRFN
- a CDS encoding DUF1795 domain-containing protein: MDYPLQEGSITLPEGFTDRTVNMFILGDSIPAPLNFTVSRDNLLPGEDLKAYIERQVKLIAAQLRGYTVLGKIPAQLSSTQPQAGIQVDGYYLKDGRPVYQRQAAFEVAPGRILVFSTTSQADFSGKQNDNWLDLLNSFEPRQVGATENTAQD